The genome window AAACCCCAACACCAGCATCCAATGCTAAGTCGTTACCAACCATAGACACCTGCTGCATCGCCTCAGGGCCATTGCCAATCAGGGTTGCGCCTTTAATAGGTGTGGTGATTTTACCATCTTCGATCAGATAAGCTTCTGAGGCTGAAAACACAAATTTGCCTGACGTGATATCGACCTGGCCACCACCAAAATTCGGTGCATAAATACCTTTTTTCACGCTGCCGATAATTTCTTGTGGATCATATTCACCTGCCAACATATAGGTATTGGTCATACGAGGCATAGGCAAATGAGCAAAAGACTCACGACGACCATTGCCTGTTGGCGCCACGTTCATCAGCATGGCGTTGTGTTTATCCTGAATATAACCTTTCAGAATACCGTTTTCGATCAGCACGTTGTATTGACTGGCTGTGCCTTCGTCGTCGATATTCAGTGAACCACGGCGATGGGCTAACGTGCCGTCATCAACAATAGTGCAGTGTTTGGATGCAACTTGTTCGCCAACCCGACCAGCGAAAGTGGATGAACCTTTGCGGTTAAAGTCACCTTCCAGACCATGACCTACAGCTTCGTGCAATAACACGCCTGGCCAGCCAGAACCTAATACCACAGGCATAGTGCCAGCTGGCGCGTCTACTGCTGTTAAATTCACCTGAGCCATACGTACAGCTTCACGGGCATAACCCTGCCAGCGTGGAGAGCCATTTACGTCTTCAAGGAAATACTGATAGTTGGTACGGGCACCACCACCGCTACCGCCACGTTCACGGCGACCATTGTGTTGCAGCAGTACCGAACAGTTTAACCGCACTAAAGGACGAATATCTGTGGCAAAAGTACCGTCGGATGCTGCAACCAGCACCTCTTCATAAACACCGGATAAGCTGACAGCCACTTGTTCAGCGCGGCTGTCGAGGCTACGGATATAGACTTCCATCTGCTTGAGCAGCTCGACCTTGGCGGTATTGTCTAAACTTTGCAGTGGCTCACAAGGCAAATAAATTTGTGGTTGAGTTTGCTGCTTAAATACCTGCACTGAACCTTGTTTGCCAGCACCAGCTATACCACGGGCCGCTTCTGCAGCCTGTTTTAAAGCCGCTGCAGAAATAGAATCGGCATAAGCGAAACCGGTTTTTTCACCGCTGATCGCCCGCACACCAACACCACGTTCAATATTAAAAGAGCCGTCTTTCACTAAACCATCTTCTAAACCCCAGGATTCATGCACACTGGATTGAAAATAAAGGTCGGCGTAATCCAGCTTGTGCGCAAACAAAAAGCCTAAGCTTTGTTGTAAATCACTGGCGCTTAAGTCACTGGCGCTTAACAGGTTGTGTTCGACGTTACTCATGCTTTGAACTCACTTTGAAATCTGTTGTGGTGCCTTACCGGCATTTTCTCTGCCAGCTGCTGGCAAAGATCTAAATCTGTTTCGACACTCAGCACCATTTCGCTGCTGCCATCGGCTTCGGCCAGAATACGGCCCCATGGGTCGATAATTAAACTATGGCCATAGGTCTGACGACCATTACTATGAGTGCCCACCTGAGCTGGTGCTACAACAAAACTCTGGGTTTCTATGGCACGGGCTCTTAATAAGGTATGCCAATGCGCCTCCCCTGTCACTGTCGTAAAAGCCGAAGGCACAGCCATCACATTCATACCCTGAGCTGCTAAAGCCTGAGCTAATCCGGGAAACCGCATATCGTAACAAATCAGCATACCCAGCTTTAACTGCTGCGCCTGAACCAGAGTTAACTTCTCACCCGGCATAGTAGTGGCTGATTCCAAATACTGCTTGCTACTGTCATTGACTAAAGCATCAAATAAATGAATTTTCTGATAATCAGCGACCAGTTCACCAGTTGGACTGTATAACAGACTACTGGCAGCAAAACGTGTTGGATCAGAAGTTTGGGTTGGCAAAGTGCCGACCAATAAATACAGCTGATGTTTTTTTGCTAAAGCCGCATAAGCCTTTTGTAACGGGCCAAAGCCTAAAGCTTCCGCCAGTTGCAGGTTTAAACCTTCAGGGCCTGCAAATACCGCCACTCCTTCAGGCAATACCGCCAGATGTTGTTCTGTTTTGGGCAACTGGGCCAGCAAAGTATCCACTTTGGCCAGATTCACTAAAGGATCAGGGCCACTGGTCAGTTGTACTGCAGATAAACGCCAGAGGTTAGCCATTGGCTTTGTCCTTGGTTTTGCTGTTTGCTGCAGGTTTGGCAGGCTGTTGCTGCGACTCTTGCTCCTGCTGCAAACGTAAGCGTTTTTCCTGTTCGGCTTTTAACAAATCAGAACGTGGAATTTCAACTTCCGTAGTATGACGCGCCACTTCCACAACTTCAGGCTGATCAAAATTACCCGTGACGACAAAATTCACTTTGGACACCACTTCAGCCGATTCGACCAGTTCATCAAGAGCCAAAGCAGCTAAACCAGTAGCAGGGTTAAACTGCAACAAAGCCACTAAAACAGGCAGGCTCGAGGTAATTTTGGGTAAAAAGGCCATCTGATAATCTAGCTGCCGGGTGACTAAGTCAGCATAGCCCTGAATTTCGATTTTACCGGCCGCGCCATCTACCATCGTATTATTGGTATGCACCACGCCTTTATCCAGTTGCAAATCACCTTTCATTTCAGTGTAGAAAAAGCCTTTGGAGAAAATATCCCTGAAATCCAGCTTCAGCTTACGTACTAAAGATCCCAGACTAAACAAAGACAATAAGCGCGCACCTTTGTCGCTGACTTCAGACAAAGAACCTTCACCCAACTGCCAGTTTAGTTTGCCGCCTAAAGTAGCGTAATTAAATTGAGTTGGCCCACCAGCCCAGCTGATACTGTCGATCTGTACTTCAGCAGTACTGCCCGCTATGGCTGAACTTAAATGGTAGTCTTTCATCAACTGACCAAAATCAGGGCTGGTTAATTTAGCAGATAAGGTAGTGACACCAGCTTCTGCATCTTTTTGCCAATCACCTTTGATACTCAGTTGGTGTGTTTTGTAACGTGATTCAAAGCTCTGAATAGTTAAGCTCTCGCCATCGGATTCTGTTTGCATGGTCAGTTGGCCCAAATCAAAAGGCCCAAACACACAACTTTTACAATCCAGTTTTATTGGCGGTAAATCGGCTAACCATGGCATAGGTTCGGGTTTTACGACATCGGCCAGGGCTTTGGCAATTTGTTGCTCTTTAGTCAGTTTAGCGATGGACTCTGCAGCGGCCAGGGCTTCTGCCTCAGCTTGCACCGGGTCGTAAGGGAATAACTTTAAAAACTCCAGATTAGCTTCAATACCCTGCGCCATAAAATCTTTTGCTAACTTTAACTGGCCTTTAGTTTGGGTAGAATTGATAGTTGCTACCCAGGAATCCGCTTCTGGCTTTAACTGCAGTTGTACCTGTTCAAACAGGATATCGTCCGTCACAGTCAGCGTATTCACTTTAGCATTGACTGAGGTTAAAGCGGGTAACAATCCGGCCTCATCAGACTGCTGACTCACTTGCTGGCGAATTAACTCAAACCAGGGCATAAAGTCGGTTTTATCTAAATTTGCACTGATGGTAAAGCCATCAGCAAAACCAGCATTTTCTTTGGCGCCTAAACTTAAATGAGCGCGACCTATCTGACCTTGAGCATGCACATAGCTGGCGTCAAAAAATACTAAATCCTGATAGGTCAGAGCTATGACTGAATTGTCCTGACTGCCGCTGGATGACCAGAACACTGTTCCGGCCTGACCTGGTTTTTTCGCTAAAGGCGTGGGCAACAGCAATTCGGTGTCGGTTAAATCCAGTGCTAAATCAGCCTGATAGGTATAGCCCTCTCCTGCTAACAATAAGTCCAGTTTAAACTGCCAACTCAGAGGACCAGTAGCAAAGTGTTCCAGCTGCGGCGCTAAGCTCAATAACAATTCATGACTGTTCTGTAAGCCCTGGCTTAACAAGGACACTTTGTAATTGTCCTGTTGCTGTTCGCCACGAAAGCCAAACTGCACTGGAATATTGCTGATAAAAAGCTGTAAATCATCAGCCGTCAGTATGTCGTTGTGAAACTCAAGACGGCCAGTCAGATTCTCGCCCACTAAAGCCGGAGCAGACAAAGCCAGACCATTACGCTCAAAGTCGATGGCACCTTTGATATCCACAGTCGGCTCATTCAGACCTATAGTCAGACGCACATCGCCTTTGACAGGCCCTGTCACACCTAAATAAGCCAGAGTTTCACCGACAGAATCGTGCAAAGGTGAAGCCTGCATCAGGGTAGTGACTTGTTCAGCCAGCAATTGTTGTTTGATATCAATAATTAAATTATCGGCGTTATATAAGTCAGGAATGCCGACTTGCACTCCCTGATCCACAGGAGCATCAACCAGATAACCTGATTTACTGCTGATCAGCATGGCGGCATTTTCAAAAAATAACTCTGCGGATAACTCCGTTAAACTGGGCCAGTTTTCATCAAATAAAAACTCGGCATTAGTCACATCGGCCAGCGCCTGAAATACACCGTCTTTTCCGGCATAAGGGTAAGCAGAAAAATCGCCTGACCACAGTACTTTGCCTGAACTGACATCACCAGACAGCAGCGCAGGTTTAAGGTAGTTAATCACAGATTCCGGCATGTAGAATTTCGGGAAAAACTGCTCTGCATTTTGTACTGGCACACCATGCAGTTCTGCGACTAAATCCATATTGGGTGTGTCGTCGAGATTCACTACTAATTCGGCTTCGAGGCTAAAAGCATCCTGCCATAAACTTAAATAAGGCACTAAGATTTGCCAGTTGCCAGCACGTTTACGCCAGGCCAGTTCCAGCTCTGCGCCTTTGTAAGTCCAGTCTTTACTAAAAGCCTGGCCCCATTGCAGCGCACCATCTTCTGCTTTTAATCCGACCCAGCCAAAACTCGGTGAAGCAACAAAAGAGCCATGAAAGCCTTGAACTCCTGGCACATCAGCCACTGGAGCTGAGGAGAATTCATTAAACTGACCAGATAAGTACCATTGATCATCTTCCGTGACTAAATCCAGTCGCTCTACTTTGCCATCCAGTTGGTAAGACAGCAGTGATTGCAACT of Rheinheimera sp. MM224 contains these proteins:
- the tldD gene encoding metalloprotease TldD — encoded protein: MSNVEHNLLSASDLSASDLQQSLGFLFAHKLDYADLYFQSSVHESWGLEDGLVKDGSFNIERGVGVRAISGEKTGFAYADSISAAALKQAAEAARGIAGAGKQGSVQVFKQQTQPQIYLPCEPLQSLDNTAKVELLKQMEVYIRSLDSRAEQVAVSLSGVYEEVLVAASDGTFATDIRPLVRLNCSVLLQHNGRRERGGSGGGARTNYQYFLEDVNGSPRWQGYAREAVRMAQVNLTAVDAPAGTMPVVLGSGWPGVLLHEAVGHGLEGDFNRKGSSTFAGRVGEQVASKHCTIVDDGTLAHRRGSLNIDDEGTASQYNVLIENGILKGYIQDKHNAMLMNVAPTGNGRRESFAHLPMPRMTNTYMLAGEYDPQEIIGSVKKGIYAPNFGGGQVDITSGKFVFSASEAYLIEDGKITTPIKGATLIGNGPEAMQQVSMVGNDLALDAGVGVCGKQGQSLPVGVGQPTLKLDAMTVGGTA
- a CDS encoding carbon-nitrogen hydrolase family protein produces the protein MANLWRLSAVQLTSGPDPLVNLAKVDTLLAQLPKTEQHLAVLPEGVAVFAGPEGLNLQLAEALGFGPLQKAYAALAKKHQLYLLVGTLPTQTSDPTRFAASSLLYSPTGELVADYQKIHLFDALVNDSSKQYLESATTMPGEKLTLVQAQQLKLGMLICYDMRFPGLAQALAAQGMNVMAVPSAFTTVTGEAHWHTLLRARAIETQSFVVAPAQVGTHSNGRQTYGHSLIIDPWGRILAEADGSSEMVLSVETDLDLCQQLAEKMPVRHHNRFQSEFKA
- a CDS encoding YhdP family protein codes for the protein MRTVKQAWFYCLHKVWICFAIFVVLMATLVSALRFGLPYAPGYKTDIEHWIKTEYGTEVRIGALSAGWQGTGPALVLQQLEVLDSNYQPQLTVKETGIRLDFWRSLRSMKLSAAHFELTGLTYRVDAQRWLGTGVATPSDNQQLFDALQDLFFKQLQHFSVLDSQLVFNNAQDEDIRLEIKALNWQNDGERHQGWGELSVADVTANTLSFIIDLTGEPSKAQGQLYLASQQLDLLPWFQQLLPQTRKLNSAKLNFAAWGDIKAGKLQQIDVALSDNNVGWLKDGVWNKVALSDGYLRWVPMAKGWSLSSSPMTLSNSSQSWPGLQLQLNQNELGYQASLQNLQLAVARPLLELFSDGSEQLQSLLSYQLDGKVERLDLVTEDDQWYLSGQFNEFSSAPVADVPGVQGFHGSFVASPSFGWVGLKAEDGALQWGQAFSKDWTYKGAELELAWRKRAGNWQILVPYLSLWQDAFSLEAELVVNLDDTPNMDLVAELHGVPVQNAEQFFPKFYMPESVINYLKPALLSGDVSSGKVLWSGDFSAYPYAGKDGVFQALADVTNAEFLFDENWPSLTELSAELFFENAAMLISSKSGYLVDAPVDQGVQVGIPDLYNADNLIIDIKQQLLAEQVTTLMQASPLHDSVGETLAYLGVTGPVKGDVRLTIGLNEPTVDIKGAIDFERNGLALSAPALVGENLTGRLEFHNDILTADDLQLFISNIPVQFGFRGEQQQDNYKVSLLSQGLQNSHELLLSLAPQLEHFATGPLSWQFKLDLLLAGEGYTYQADLALDLTDTELLLPTPLAKKPGQAGTVFWSSSGSQDNSVIALTYQDLVFFDASYVHAQGQIGRAHLSLGAKENAGFADGFTISANLDKTDFMPWFELIRQQVSQQSDEAGLLPALTSVNAKVNTLTVTDDILFEQVQLQLKPEADSWVATINSTQTKGQLKLAKDFMAQGIEANLEFLKLFPYDPVQAEAEALAAAESIAKLTKEQQIAKALADVVKPEPMPWLADLPPIKLDCKSCVFGPFDLGQLTMQTESDGESLTIQSFESRYKTHQLSIKGDWQKDAEAGVTTLSAKLTSPDFGQLMKDYHLSSAIAGSTAEVQIDSISWAGGPTQFNYATLGGKLNWQLGEGSLSEVSDKGARLLSLFSLGSLVRKLKLDFRDIFSKGFFYTEMKGDLQLDKGVVHTNNTMVDGAAGKIEIQGYADLVTRQLDYQMAFLPKITSSLPVLVALLQFNPATGLAALALDELVESAEVVSKVNFVVTGNFDQPEVVEVARHTTEVEIPRSDLLKAEQEKRLRLQQEQESQQQPAKPAANSKTKDKANG